One Algibacter sp. L3A6 genomic region harbors:
- a CDS encoding SusD/RagB family nutrient-binding outer membrane lipoprotein, with product MKNILYILPFLSLLITASCTNDFQNINTNPNAPVSVQPSLLLRQVIYNYGEEMSYEGFVAGDLLSQHRTALGFNLFDRHALKSPQLGGNPWSIFYSNLRDNEIILNQSRTVDAFKVYEGPALILKAYMAAGLTDLFGDVPYFEAFNGTTITVTPVYDNQEDIYLNEGGILDNLNKGIAAIENYTDVISLEGDILFHGDLQGWIRFANSLKIKHLIRISNKEDVSAELQALYDADNYIKENSENAIFNFTNSDPNSFRLAQLRIGDFTNFVLSETMEDILMDLNDTRINTLFQPFSNSNSSEFNGLLNGIDATSTSPKLADYSLAGTAFRDDTSTLDANFITAWEVKFVLAEAAEKNLITADAEQLYNKGVALAFEYWNTALPANYLKEQAAYYNTDKTPLEQIITQKWIANIINGYEGWIEYNRTGFPELKTISASLNNGLIPMRMPYPAEEETLNAEHYAKAAINTDNNSINIPVWWNE from the coding sequence ATGAAAAACATACTATATATATTGCCCTTTTTAAGTCTTCTAATAACAGCTAGCTGTACGAATGACTTTCAAAATATTAATACAAACCCAAACGCTCCCGTTTCGGTACAACCAAGTTTATTGCTGCGCCAAGTTATTTATAATTATGGTGAAGAAATGAGTTATGAAGGTTTTGTTGCTGGTGATTTATTATCGCAACACAGAACAGCCTTAGGTTTCAATTTATTCGATAGACATGCGCTTAAATCACCCCAATTAGGAGGCAACCCATGGTCCATATTTTACAGCAATTTACGAGACAATGAAATTATTTTAAATCAGTCTAGAACCGTTGATGCTTTTAAAGTTTACGAAGGCCCCGCGCTTATTCTTAAAGCCTACATGGCAGCTGGTTTAACCGATCTATTTGGTGATGTACCTTATTTTGAAGCTTTCAATGGCACGACTATTACCGTAACACCAGTCTATGACAATCAAGAAGATATTTACCTAAACGAAGGTGGTATCCTAGATAATCTAAACAAAGGTATTGCTGCAATTGAAAATTATACAGATGTTATTTCATTAGAAGGAGATATTTTATTCCATGGAGATTTACAAGGTTGGATACGCTTTGCAAATTCATTAAAAATTAAACACCTGATACGTATTTCGAATAAAGAAGATGTTTCTGCGGAATTACAAGCGCTTTATGATGCTGATAATTACATCAAAGAAAATTCAGAAAACGCCATTTTCAACTTTACAAATTCAGACCCAAATAGCTTTAGATTGGCACAATTAAGAATTGGAGATTTTACCAACTTTGTACTTTCTGAAACTATGGAAGATATCCTAATGGATTTGAATGACACACGTATAAACACTTTATTCCAACCTTTTTCAAACTCAAATTCCAGTGAATTTAACGGATTACTAAATGGAATTGACGCCACCTCGACATCACCAAAACTAGCAGATTACTCTCTAGCAGGCACTGCTTTTAGAGACGACACCTCAACTTTAGATGCTAATTTTATAACCGCTTGGGAAGTGAAATTTGTTCTAGCCGAAGCTGCTGAAAAGAATTTAATTACAGCCGATGCAGAACAACTTTACAATAAAGGTGTTGCTTTAGCTTTCGAATATTGGAACACTGCTTTACCAGCCAACTACCTCAAAGAACAAGCCGCTTATTATAATACAGACAAAACGCCTTTAGAGCAAATAATAACTCAAAAATGGATTGCAAATATTATAAATGGTTACGAAGGTTGGATAGAATATAACCGAACCGGATTTCCTGAATTAAAAACAATTTCGGCTAGTTTAAATAACGGCCTGATTCCTATGCGCATGCCTTACCCTGCAGAAGAAGAAACTTTAAATGCAGAACATTACGCAAAAGCCGCAATAAACACAGATAACAATAGCATTAACATACCTGTATGGTGGAATGAATAA
- a CDS encoding SusC/RagA family TonB-linked outer membrane protein, which yields MKHILLCMLFAVYGFTHAQTTITGRVTDKENNEPLPFVNITSNATGTITDENGNYSIEISTETNTLQFSFLGYKTETISIENKTIINVSLTEDAAALNEVVITALGIKRNTKALGYSVQAIKSNDLTEVKTANFLDNLQGKLAGVTVTQGATGVGSTSKITIRGEASFSNNNPLFVVDGTPINNETVFNFTNQAAAGFQEIDFGNGAMEVNPDDIESVTVLKGANAAALYGTRAANGVIVIKTKDGNKQKGFRVSLNTSVTLDSAFKLPEFQNTYGQGQSGQFEFVDGLGGGTSDNLTYSWGPKLDAGILIPQFDSPVQLADGSFVRGGDTSLYSGLPITATPFNSNPDNLKDFYKTGVTTTNNISISNGFGNGSYRLSFTDLRSESIIPGVNLDRQTVATKLNFKPSDKTEINSSFSYVNSSSDNRPSNGYGSENVNYSLVAWGPRSLNIDNLKNYWQPGLEGVQQYAFNYAFFDNPYFILYENKNAFQRDRIFGNIAIKQELTNHLSVSLRTGMDYSSETRQLIRNFSSNRFQNGAYAEHDVTYREVNTDFLINYNNEFGDFSFDFSAGGNRLNQTASTKQSQTVNLAQPGIFSLNNAASPIEVFQFKSKKRINSLYSIAKLGYKNFLYLDVTGRNDWSSALATPFSVDGTSFFYPSVSTSFILSHVVKLPNAISFAKIRASLAQVGNDTSPYQTSGTFVSQTTFNGEPTFSDQNFIPNANLKPEQTTSFEIGTDLRFFKDRLSFDFTYYNADTKDQIISLPIATSSGYNEQVVNGGTVNSKGVEIVLGITPIKTKNFTWNSTFNFATNKSTVKNLPQNDGRLTLAFSRIYDSANQTVWFQVEEGGRLGDFYGTGYSKNENGEFIISDSGDFIEDNTLKKLGNYNPDFTLGWHNNFNYKNWNMSFLLDWRQGGEIVSRTRALGNVGGQLSETAFRPEEGIIAQGVNINTGLPNTVALSAESYYRQFYNRNHEENNVYDASFLKLRQFALGYSFKLNEGVLGLTNGAALTLSFTGNNLFAITENPHFDPEQLAVQGNGFVSGVEDLSYATTRSFGLKVGIDF from the coding sequence ATGAAGCATATTTTACTATGCATGCTATTTGCCGTATATGGTTTTACGCATGCACAAACGACGATAACTGGTCGTGTTACAGACAAGGAAAACAATGAGCCTCTACCCTTTGTAAATATAACAAGCAACGCAACAGGTACTATTACCGATGAAAATGGAAATTACTCTATTGAAATTTCAACAGAAACAAATACATTACAATTTTCATTTTTAGGATATAAAACGGAAACAATTTCAATTGAAAACAAAACAATTATAAATGTTAGTTTAACCGAAGATGCCGCCGCGCTCAACGAAGTTGTTATAACCGCCTTAGGTATAAAACGAAACACCAAAGCACTAGGTTACTCAGTACAAGCTATTAAATCTAATGACTTAACAGAAGTAAAAACGGCTAATTTTCTTGATAACCTACAAGGCAAATTAGCAGGAGTTACGGTTACACAAGGCGCAACGGGAGTTGGATCAACCTCTAAAATCACTATTAGAGGCGAAGCATCTTTCTCTAATAACAATCCGCTTTTTGTGGTAGATGGCACACCTATTAACAACGAAACTGTTTTTAATTTCACCAACCAAGCTGCGGCGGGTTTTCAAGAAATAGATTTTGGAAATGGCGCCATGGAAGTTAACCCTGATGATATAGAATCGGTTACCGTTTTAAAAGGCGCTAATGCTGCCGCACTTTATGGCACACGCGCTGCAAACGGTGTTATAGTAATAAAAACCAAAGACGGAAACAAGCAAAAAGGTTTTAGAGTGAGTTTAAATACATCGGTAACTTTAGATTCTGCTTTTAAACTCCCTGAATTTCAAAACACATACGGACAGGGACAATCTGGACAGTTTGAATTTGTAGATGGTTTAGGTGGCGGAACTAGTGATAACTTAACTTATTCTTGGGGACCAAAATTAGATGCAGGTATTTTAATACCTCAATTTGATAGCCCCGTACAACTTGCCGATGGTAGTTTTGTTAGAGGTGGCGATACATCGCTTTACAGCGGATTGCCTATAACTGCGACACCGTTTAACTCTAACCCAGACAATCTAAAAGACTTCTATAAAACAGGAGTTACTACCACGAATAACATTTCAATATCAAATGGTTTCGGTAATGGTAGCTATAGATTATCATTCACCGATTTAAGAAGTGAATCTATTATTCCTGGTGTAAATCTAGATCGCCAAACTGTTGCTACAAAACTCAATTTTAAACCTAGCGATAAAACGGAGATTAACAGTTCTTTTAGCTATGTAAACTCTAGTAGCGATAATAGACCATCTAATGGTTACGGTAGCGAAAACGTGAATTATTCTTTAGTAGCTTGGGGCCCACGTTCGCTCAACATCGATAATTTAAAAAACTACTGGCAACCCGGTTTAGAAGGTGTACAACAATACGCGTTTAACTATGCCTTTTTCGATAATCCTTATTTTATTTTATATGAAAACAAAAATGCTTTTCAGCGTGATCGAATTTTCGGGAATATTGCCATAAAACAGGAACTAACCAATCATTTAAGCGTGTCGCTTAGAACAGGTATGGATTACAGTAGTGAAACGCGTCAACTGATTAGAAACTTCAGTAGTAATCGTTTTCAAAACGGTGCTTACGCGGAACATGATGTTACATACAGAGAGGTTAACACCGATTTCTTAATTAATTACAACAATGAATTTGGAGATTTCTCTTTTGATTTTTCAGCTGGTGGTAATCGCTTAAATCAAACGGCATCTACCAAACAATCGCAAACGGTTAATTTAGCGCAACCAGGAATTTTCAGTCTTAATAATGCTGCTTCTCCTATTGAAGTTTTTCAATTTAAAAGTAAAAAGCGTATTAACTCACTTTACAGTATTGCTAAATTAGGCTACAAAAACTTTTTATATTTAGATGTTACTGGAAGAAACGATTGGTCTAGCGCACTAGCAACTCCTTTTTCTGTAGATGGAACATCGTTTTTTTACCCATCGGTTTCTACTAGTTTTATTTTATCTCATGTAGTAAAACTACCTAACGCCATATCTTTCGCAAAAATACGCGCGAGTCTTGCTCAAGTAGGAAATGATACGAGTCCATACCAAACCTCAGGAACGTTTGTTTCGCAAACCACTTTTAATGGTGAGCCGACTTTTAGTGATCAAAACTTTATACCCAATGCCAATTTAAAACCAGAACAAACCACAAGTTTTGAAATTGGCACAGACCTCCGCTTCTTTAAAGATCGATTAAGTTTCGATTTCACTTATTACAATGCAGATACTAAAGATCAAATTATTTCACTACCTATTGCAACCTCATCAGGCTATAATGAGCAAGTAGTAAATGGAGGAACTGTAAATAGTAAAGGTGTTGAAATTGTACTTGGCATAACACCAATTAAAACTAAAAATTTCACATGGAATTCGACCTTTAATTTTGCAACCAATAAATCTACCGTTAAAAATTTACCACAAAACGATGGCAGATTAACACTAGCTTTTAGCCGAATTTACGATAGCGCGAACCAAACCGTTTGGTTTCAAGTTGAGGAAGGTGGGCGTTTAGGTGATTTCTACGGCACGGGGTATTCCAAAAATGAAAATGGTGAATTTATTATTAGTGATAGTGGCGATTTCATTGAAGATAACACCTTAAAAAAACTAGGTAATTACAATCCTGATTTCACTTTAGGTTGGCATAACAACTTCAACTACAAGAATTGGAATATGAGTTTCTTATTGGATTGGAGACAAGGCGGAGAAATTGTTTCAAGAACTCGGGCTTTAGGAAACGTTGGCGGTCAATTATCCGAAACAGCATTTAGACCAGAAGAAGGCATTATAGCTCAAGGTGTAAACATCAATACAGGTTTACCCAACACCGTTGCTCTTTCTGCCGAAAGTTATTACAGACAATTTTACAACAGAAATCATGAAGAAAACAATGTATATGATGCCTCATTTTTAAAACTACGTCAATTTGCTTTGGGGTACAGTTTTAAACTAAATGAAGGCGTTCTAGGACTTACTAACGGTGCCGCATTAACACTTTCTTTTACAGGAAACAATCTATTTGCTATTACTGAAAACCCACATTTCGATCCAGAACAACTTGCCGTACAAGGCAATGGTTTTGTAAGTGGTGTTGAAGATTTAAGCTATGCCACAACCCGAAGTTTTGGTTTAAAAGTGGGCATTGATTTTTAA
- a CDS encoding DUF2064 domain-containing protein: MKNHKVAILIFANSAEKEMVSKPLSSTSGLFEVLNLQTINVAKKTGLPYFHLSENQQVGANFGERFTNAIQSIYNKGYQAIITIGNDTPHLTAKHILKTAEQLKHNHIVLGPSTDGGFYLMGLKEQLFNKDTFLKLPWQTTGLNRSISKALASNNTKIHYLEVLTDIDNASDIERVLNSFKSISAAIKSILLQSISISTKIIAYHISAFNNFILKRQHNKGSPALLHLQ, encoded by the coding sequence ATGAAAAACCATAAAGTAGCCATATTAATTTTTGCGAACTCTGCTGAAAAGGAGATGGTATCAAAACCATTATCCTCAACAAGCGGTTTGTTTGAAGTGTTAAACCTTCAAACTATAAATGTTGCAAAAAAAACAGGCTTACCTTATTTTCATCTAAGCGAAAACCAACAAGTTGGAGCAAATTTTGGCGAACGTTTTACAAACGCCATTCAATCTATTTACAACAAAGGATATCAAGCCATTATCACTATTGGGAATGATACGCCGCATTTAACTGCAAAACATATTTTAAAAACTGCCGAGCAACTAAAACATAATCATATTGTTTTAGGACCTTCTACAGATGGTGGGTTTTATTTAATGGGCCTAAAAGAGCAACTGTTTAACAAAGACACTTTTTTAAAGTTACCTTGGCAAACGACTGGTTTAAATAGAAGTATTTCTAAAGCATTAGCTTCCAACAACACCAAAATTCATTATTTAGAAGTATTAACAGATATTGATAATGCTTCAGATATAGAACGTGTTTTAAATAGTTTCAAAAGCATTTCGGCTGCTATTAAATCTATTTTACTTCAGTCTATTTCAATTTCAACTAAAATAATAGCTTACCATATTTCAGCCTTTAATAACTTCATATTAAAAAGGCAACACAACAAGGGCTCTCCTGCTCTACTTCATTTACAATAA
- the arsS gene encoding arsenosugar biosynthesis radical SAM (seleno)protein ArsS (Some members of this family are selenoproteins.), with protein sequence MATKSLKKRESDLANSNRQLDILSNGIFKNGELPTFKDKISETGQFPLKAKKLEILQINVGYMCNQVCDHCHVDAGPDRKEIMTRDTMRECLEVIKNTGAHTLDLTGGAPEMNPDFRWFVEEAAKAGIKDFIVRSNLTIIRANKKYYDLPEFFKKHNVHVVSSMPHWTRGKTDKQRGDGVFDKSIRALQDLNAIGYGMPGSDLRLDLVYNPSGAFLPGDQAAMEKDFKKALKEDFDIQFHNLFAITNLPIARFLDFLIASENYEDYMYSLVEAYNPSAVENVMCTNTLSISWDGYLFDCDFNQMLNLPVNSKAKHISEYNEELLEGRDIVISQHCYGCTAGAGSSCQGVVA encoded by the coding sequence ATGGCAACAAAGTCTCTAAAAAAACGCGAAAGCGACTTAGCAAATAGCAATAGGCAACTCGATATTTTATCGAATGGTATTTTCAAAAATGGAGAATTACCAACCTTTAAAGATAAAATTTCCGAAACCGGCCAATTTCCGCTTAAAGCGAAAAAATTAGAAATTCTACAAATAAACGTAGGCTACATGTGTAACCAAGTTTGCGATCACTGCCATGTAGATGCCGGTCCAGATCGTAAAGAAATCATGACGCGTGATACCATGCGAGAGTGTTTAGAGGTTATTAAAAACACCGGTGCACACACTTTAGATTTAACGGGTGGCGCTCCAGAAATGAATCCTGATTTTCGCTGGTTTGTAGAAGAAGCTGCAAAAGCAGGCATTAAAGATTTTATTGTGCGCTCTAACCTAACCATAATTAGAGCCAACAAAAAATACTACGATTTACCAGAATTCTTTAAAAAACACAATGTACATGTAGTGAGTTCTATGCCACACTGGACACGTGGAAAAACAGACAAACAACGTGGCGATGGAGTTTTCGATAAATCGATTAGAGCACTACAAGATTTAAATGCTATTGGTTACGGCATGCCCGGTAGCGATTTACGTTTAGATTTAGTTTACAATCCGTCGGGAGCCTTTTTACCAGGTGATCAAGCTGCCATGGAAAAAGATTTCAAAAAAGCTTTAAAAGAAGATTTCGATATTCAGTTTCATAATTTATTCGCAATTACAAATTTACCAATCGCAAGATTTTTAGATTTTCTTATTGCTTCAGAAAATTATGAAGATTATATGTATTCTCTAGTAGAAGCTTACAATCCTTCTGCTGTAGAAAACGTAATGTGCACCAATACATTATCTATAAGTTGGGATGGTTATTTATTTGATTGTGATTTTAATCAAATGCTTAATTTACCCGTAAATAGCAAAGCAAAACACATTAGCGAATACAATGAAGAACTTCTAGAAGGTAGAGACATTGTAATTTCTCAACATTGTTACGGTTGTACCGCAGGTGCAGGAAGTAGCTGTCAAGGCGTTGTTGCATAA
- a CDS encoding arsenosugar biosynthesis-associated peroxidase-like protein: MSKTYYDPADLRKFGKITEWSKDLGEKFFEYYGKVFEEGALTAREKSLIALAVAHTEQCPYCIDAYTKDGLQRGVTKEEMMEAIHVGAAIKSGATLVHGVQMMNKVNKLDG; this comes from the coding sequence ATGTCAAAAACATATTACGACCCAGCCGATTTAAGAAAATTTGGAAAAATCACCGAATGGAGCAAAGATTTAGGCGAGAAATTTTTTGAGTATTACGGAAAAGTTTTCGAAGAAGGCGCGTTAACAGCTCGTGAAAAATCACTTATCGCGCTTGCCGTTGCTCACACCGAGCAATGTCCATATTGTATAGACGCTTACACAAAAGATGGCTTGCAACGTGGCGTAACTAAAGAAGAAATGATGGAAGCTATACACGTAGGCGCAGCCATAAAAAGTGGTGCAACACTAGTGCACGGCGTACAAATGATGAATAAAGTAAACAAATTAGACGGATAG
- a CDS encoding acyl-CoA dehydrogenase: MDFKLSEEHIMIRDAARDFAQTELLPGVIERDNKQEFPQSLVKKMGELGFLGIMVDPKYGGSGMDAISYVLIMEELSKIDASASVIVSVNNSLVCYGLEAYGSEEQKQKYLTKLATGEFVGAFCLSEPEAGSDATSQATTAIDHGDHYVINGTKNWITNGGRADVYIVIAQTDRDKGSHGINAFIVEKGTEGFHIGPKEDKLGIRGSDTHTLQFNDVKLSKENRIGVNGSGFRFAMKTLSGGRIGIAAQALGIASGAYELALKYSKQRKAFGTEICNHQAIAFKLADMYTDIEAARMLVMKAAWDKDQGLNYDKSSAMAKLYASKVAMEHTVEAVQIHGGNGFVKDYHVERLMRDAKITQIYEGTSEIQKIVISRSLIKE; the protein is encoded by the coding sequence ATGGATTTTAAACTCTCAGAAGAACATATTATGATACGCGACGCTGCTCGCGATTTTGCTCAAACCGAATTACTTCCTGGCGTAATTGAACGCGACAACAAGCAAGAATTTCCGCAATCTCTCGTTAAAAAAATGGGTGAATTAGGCTTTTTAGGTATTATGGTAGATCCAAAATACGGCGGAAGCGGTATGGATGCCATTTCGTATGTGTTAATTATGGAAGAGCTATCTAAAATAGACGCCTCGGCATCTGTAATAGTTTCCGTAAACAACTCTTTAGTTTGTTACGGCCTAGAAGCTTATGGTAGTGAAGAACAAAAACAAAAATATTTAACAAAACTAGCTACAGGTGAATTTGTAGGCGCTTTTTGCCTAAGTGAGCCCGAGGCTGGTAGTGATGCTACATCGCAAGCAACAACTGCTATAGATCATGGTGATCACTACGTTATTAATGGTACAAAAAACTGGATTACAAACGGTGGTCGTGCCGATGTTTATATCGTAATTGCACAAACCGATCGCGACAAAGGTTCGCATGGTATAAACGCTTTTATAGTTGAAAAAGGTACTGAAGGGTTCCATATTGGACCAAAAGAAGATAAGCTTGGTATTCGCGGTAGCGACACACATACACTTCAATTTAACGATGTAAAACTCTCTAAAGAAAACCGTATTGGTGTTAATGGTTCTGGCTTTCGTTTTGCTATGAAAACACTTTCTGGCGGACGAATTGGCATTGCTGCACAAGCCTTAGGTATCGCTTCTGGTGCTTATGAACTTGCATTAAAATACTCCAAACAACGTAAAGCATTTGGTACCGAAATTTGCAACCACCAAGCCATAGCATTCAAATTAGCAGATATGTATACCGATATTGAAGCGGCACGTATGCTTGTTATGAAAGCTGCTTGGGATAAAGACCAAGGCCTTAATTACGATAAATCTAGTGCCATGGCAAAACTATACGCTAGTAAAGTCGCTATGGAGCACACCGTAGAAGCTGTACAAATACACGGTGGCAACGGTTTTGTAAAAGATTATCACGTAGAACGCTTAATGCGTGATGCCAAAATAACACAGATTTACGAAGGCACTTCAGAAATACAAAAAATCGTTATTTCTAGAAGCTTGATTAAGGAATAA